A stretch of Candidatus Beckwithbacteria bacterium DNA encodes these proteins:
- the mraZ gene encoding division/cell wall cluster transcriptional repressor MraZ, producing the protein MFLGNFESNVDKTKGRVAIPRVFGREIGTKAILTKGYENSLLLVKFEDWQEITNQVVGKSFLSGLSRQTDRFLLGNAFEISFDKQGRFIIPAALRSYAQLAEEAVFVGVGNRIEIWSKQAWNKNETYLNENISQISESLNDKLGNQ; encoded by the coding sequence ATGTTTTTAGGAAACTTTGAAAGCAATGTTGATAAAACTAAGGGCAGAGTAGCTATTCCTAGGGTTTTTGGTCGAGAAATTGGCACTAAGGCGATTTTAACTAAGGGTTATGAAAATTCACTACTGCTCGTTAAATTTGAAGATTGGCAGGAAATCACCAATCAGGTAGTTGGGAAGAGTTTTTTATCAGGCTTATCCCGTCAAACTGATCGATTTCTGTTGGGTAATGCTTTTGAAATCAGCTTTGATAAGCAGGGTCGTTTTATTATTCCAGCTGCGCTTCGAAGCTATGCTCAACTGGCTGAGGAAGCTGTCTTTGTGGGGGTTGGTAATCGAATTGAGATTTGGAGCAAACAAGCCTGGAACAAAAACGAAACCTATTTAAATGAAAATATTAGTCAAATATCTGAAAGTTTAAATGACAAACTCGGAAACCAATAA
- a CDS encoding glycine--tRNA ligase has product MTTSLQDIVAVAKRRGFVYPSSEIYGGFAAIYDYGPVGAELLNNIKAAWWRYMVQLREDVVGLDSAIFMHPKTWEASGHVAGFSDPLVECRACHARSRADHLLAGIGVAADEKMSAEEINQLFESNKNQIKCPNCQAQDFSQVKKFNLLVQSNLGNFTGDWTKEPSYLRGETCQGIYLNYKNVLDSTRVKIPFGIAQIGKAFRNEITARQFIFRTREFEQMEMQYFVHPDQEMVAYDELKKYRWQFYLDLGIDEQNLQWHEHENLVFYAKAAYDIEFRFPFGFDELEGIHARGDYDLTQHQTFSGQDLMYTDPFSGEKYLPHIIESSVGVNRIMLAILTQSYTQEKDRLVLKLPKKLAPYKVAVFPLLKNKEEIVAKAKSVYDQLKLDFMTAWDERGNIGKRYYGQDEIGTPFCVTIDFETLEKDSVTVRDRDTMVQERVVVSQLKNYLADKLAQ; this is encoded by the coding sequence ATGACTACTTCTTTGCAAGACATTGTAGCAGTAGCTAAGCGTCGGGGATTTGTCTATCCATCATCTGAAATTTATGGAGGCTTTGCGGCTATTTATGATTATGGTCCAGTGGGAGCGGAGCTTTTAAACAATATTAAAGCAGCCTGGTGGCGCTATATGGTGCAACTGCGGGAAGATGTGGTTGGTTTAGACTCGGCTATTTTTATGCACCCTAAAACCTGGGAAGCTAGTGGGCATGTGGCTGGTTTTTCTGACCCTTTAGTTGAATGTCGAGCTTGTCATGCTCGGTCCCGAGCTGATCATTTGTTGGCTGGAATTGGAGTTGCGGCTGATGAAAAAATGTCAGCTGAAGAGATTAATCAACTTTTTGAAAGCAATAAAAATCAAATCAAATGTCCTAATTGCCAAGCTCAGGACTTTAGTCAAGTTAAAAAATTTAACTTACTAGTGCAATCAAACCTAGGTAATTTTACAGGCGATTGGACAAAAGAACCAAGCTATCTGCGAGGTGAGACTTGCCAGGGGATTTACTTAAACTATAAAAATGTACTGGACTCAACCAGAGTAAAAATACCGTTTGGAATTGCTCAAATTGGAAAAGCTTTCCGAAACGAAATTACCGCTCGGCAATTTATTTTTAGGACTAGGGAATTTGAACAAATGGAAATGCAATACTTTGTGCATCCTGATCAGGAAATGGTAGCCTATGATGAGCTTAAAAAATACCGTTGGCAGTTTTATCTGGACTTAGGAATTGACGAGCAAAATCTGCAGTGGCATGAACATGAAAACTTAGTTTTTTATGCTAAAGCGGCTTATGATATTGAGTTTAGATTCCCCTTTGGTTTTGATGAGTTGGAAGGCATTCATGCTAGAGGTGATTATGATCTGACCCAACATCAAACATTTTCTGGTCAAGACCTAATGTATACTGATCCTTTCAGTGGGGAAAAATATTTACCTCACATTATTGAGTCTTCAGTGGGGGTAAACCGGATTATGTTGGCAATTTTGACTCAGTCTTATACTCAGGAAAAGGATCGTTTGGTTTTAAAATTACCCAAAAAACTGGCACCGTATAAAGTGGCAGTTTTCCCACTACTTAAAAATAAAGAAGAAATTGTAGCTAAAGCTAAATCAGTTTATGATCAGCTGAAGCTTGACTTTATGACTGCTTGGGATGAGCGTGGTAATATTGGGAAGCGCTACTATGGTCAGGATGAGATTGGGACGCCGTTTTGTGTTACCATAGACTTTGAGACTCTAGAAAAAGACAGTGTAACGGTTCGGGATCGAGATACTATGGTTCAGGAGCGAGTAGTAGTTTCACAACTTAAAAATTATCTAGCAGATAAATTAGCTCAGTAG
- the recO gene encoding DNA repair protein RecO — translation MSRTYRLQGFVIRRRNFAEADRLITFFSREKGKITLKAKGIRKLQSRRSGLLELFNEVSILVAKGRAGDIVTEVFLDQNYQNFATDYQKTKLGYQLIELINKLAPEEEVNEEIYELLKLAFEYLQSRELALERCDTVLLRFNLRLLELLGFGTPPIKTLTETTAFIENVLERKLMSADCYDI, via the coding sequence ATGAGTAGAACATATCGTCTTCAAGGTTTTGTGATTAGGCGTCGGAATTTTGCTGAAGCTGATCGGCTAATCACTTTTTTTTCCAGGGAAAAAGGTAAGATTACTCTTAAAGCCAAAGGGATTCGCAAGTTGCAATCCCGTCGTAGCGGTTTGTTGGAGCTATTTAATGAAGTGAGTATTTTGGTAGCTAAGGGTCGAGCTGGTGACATTGTAACTGAAGTTTTTCTTGATCAAAATTACCAAAATTTTGCCACTGACTATCAAAAAACTAAACTTGGTTATCAGCTCATTGAACTTATTAATAAACTAGCCCCAGAAGAAGAAGTCAATGAAGAAATCTATGAATTACTGAAACTAGCCTTTGAATATCTGCAAAGTAGGGAATTAGCTTTAGAACGGTGCGATACAGTTTTATTACGTTTTAATTTGCGCCTCTTGGAACTTTTAGGGTTTGGAACTCCTCCTATAAAAACTTTAACTGAGACTACGGCTTTTATTGAAAATGTCTTAGAAAGAAAGTTGATGAGCGCAGATTGTTATGATATATAA
- a CDS encoding DUF4012 domain-containing protein, translating to MPKTKKQIIHDKTTDISSETQELVNEIKEVATELKALNEPETSVQPEKAETNDAKPVEAEKSQEAAAEQNTDPKKTEPVDSQVVEDGKKDAPEPVQNEANKAETAPTEPVQTEPGKVESGNASSQVQAEAAPAENQTQAETTTKPQEAQSQPEATKPEENQTQGEAAKPVEAQVQPQENQPNEAQSQEPKVESQPEQNQEVEKEEKLSLMAKIKAKLPFGKKKTEQPPKAEQKKGKKTLKLIGIGVGVVLVLVIALGATTYLLAKPVLDNGQKTMTLAQEAYTLVKNQDLEPAKTKLSETKTALLATQKAYQKLSWLKAIPFVSTYATDAEAGLKAGVAGIEAGEILVDAVLPYADVLGLKGQGSFEGGTAEDRIVKVVETLDKVTPKLEEVSQKLQIVEDELDKIDPNDYPEELQGKSIRPRLIQGKALVAEAVVAVTDARPLVEVLPQILGYPTSKKYLVIFQNDGELRPTGGFMSAFAVINIDKGRTTPEKSDDIYSLDKKFGNKVEAPEPFKIHMNEDYWYLRNMNFSPDYYVSMTTFDKYYSELKDEYKVDGIIAIDTEVLRRMVEVTGPLVVDDYGTFTVENDPRCNLAQIVCELEHIVDKPLATVVTNRKTSILGPMMQALMKKSLGGGKEQLAKLVPLMFQLMEEKHLLVYFKDEKLQKAAEAFNIAGRINEAKNDYLHINDANLGGAKSNFYIDQEAEQDIEIADDGTVTKTLTITYTHPEPMDNCNLEAGDLCLSGKWRDYFRIYVPKGSKLEEGRGALTKITQSEDLDKTVFEGFFELYPEKKAKIIITYTLPFKVKAGDAYSMLVQKQPGTKNSKYIVRIKGQEEEFTLDKDTTKSWKI from the coding sequence ATGCCCAAAACAAAAAAACAAATCATTCATGATAAAACAACTGATATCTCCTCTGAAACACAAGAGTTGGTTAATGAGATTAAAGAAGTAGCGACCGAACTTAAGGCACTTAATGAGCCGGAAACCTCAGTTCAACCAGAGAAAGCTGAGACTAATGACGCTAAGCCAGTTGAAGCTGAAAAGTCTCAAGAAGCTGCAGCTGAGCAAAATACTGACCCTAAAAAAACCGAGCCAGTAGATTCACAGGTAGTTGAAGATGGCAAAAAAGATGCCCCAGAGCCAGTTCAAAATGAAGCTAATAAAGCCGAGACAGCTCCTACTGAACCAGTACAAACCGAACCAGGAAAAGTGGAGTCAGGCAATGCTAGTAGCCAAGTTCAGGCTGAGGCAGCTCCAGCAGAAAATCAAACACAAGCTGAGACGACAACTAAGCCTCAAGAAGCACAATCCCAACCAGAAGCCACTAAACCTGAAGAAAACCAGACTCAAGGTGAAGCTGCTAAACCAGTAGAAGCCCAAGTGCAGCCTCAAGAAAATCAGCCAAATGAAGCTCAATCTCAAGAACCAAAAGTAGAATCTCAACCTGAACAAAACCAGGAAGTAGAAAAAGAAGAAAAACTATCACTTATGGCAAAAATTAAAGCTAAATTACCGTTTGGTAAGAAAAAAACAGAACAACCTCCAAAAGCAGAACAGAAAAAGGGTAAAAAAACTTTAAAACTGATTGGGATTGGAGTGGGGGTAGTTTTGGTGCTTGTAATTGCCTTAGGGGCCACCACTTATTTACTAGCAAAGCCGGTTCTAGATAATGGTCAGAAAACTATGACCTTAGCCCAAGAGGCTTATACTTTAGTCAAAAACCAAGATTTAGAACCAGCTAAAACCAAGTTAAGTGAAACTAAAACAGCATTGTTGGCTACTCAAAAAGCCTATCAGAAGCTCTCATGGCTTAAAGCGATACCGTTTGTATCAACTTATGCTACTGATGCTGAAGCTGGACTTAAAGCTGGAGTGGCTGGAATTGAAGCTGGAGAAATTTTAGTTGATGCAGTTTTGCCGTATGCTGATGTGTTGGGTTTAAAAGGTCAAGGTAGCTTTGAAGGTGGAACAGCTGAAGACCGAATCGTTAAAGTAGTTGAAACTTTAGACAAAGTGACTCCGAAACTGGAAGAAGTTTCGCAAAAACTTCAGATTGTGGAAGATGAGCTAGATAAAATTGACCCAAATGACTATCCTGAAGAGCTTCAGGGCAAATCAATCAGACCTCGCCTAATTCAAGGTAAAGCCTTGGTAGCTGAAGCTGTGGTAGCGGTCACTGACGCCAGACCGTTAGTTGAAGTTTTACCTCAAATTTTAGGGTATCCGACAAGTAAGAAATACTTAGTTATTTTCCAAAATGATGGTGAACTGCGACCAACTGGTGGTTTTATGAGTGCTTTTGCAGTTATTAATATTGATAAAGGACGAACTACCCCAGAGAAAAGTGATGATATTTATAGTTTGGATAAGAAATTTGGCAACAAAGTTGAAGCTCCAGAACCATTTAAAATTCACATGAATGAAGACTATTGGTATTTGCGCAATATGAATTTCTCACCTGATTATTATGTATCTATGACTACTTTTGATAAATACTATTCAGAACTTAAAGATGAATATAAAGTAGATGGCATTATTGCTATTGATACAGAAGTGTTACGGCGCATGGTTGAAGTGACTGGTCCTTTGGTAGTTGATGATTATGGAACCTTTACAGTTGAAAATGATCCTAGGTGTAATTTAGCTCAAATTGTTTGCGAGCTGGAACACATTGTTGATAAGCCACTAGCTACCGTAGTGACTAACCGTAAAACTTCTATTTTGGGTCCAATGATGCAAGCTCTGATGAAAAAATCTTTGGGTGGTGGTAAGGAACAACTAGCTAAACTAGTGCCGCTTATGTTTCAACTCATGGAAGAAAAACATCTGCTGGTTTATTTTAAAGATGAAAAGCTACAAAAAGCTGCTGAAGCTTTCAATATTGCCGGTAGAATCAATGAAGCTAAAAATGATTATTTGCACATCAATGACGCTAATCTTGGTGGGGCTAAATCTAATTTTTATATTGATCAGGAAGCTGAACAGGATATCGAAATTGCCGATGATGGTACGGTTACCAAGACTTTGACAATTACCTATACCCATCCTGAACCAATGGATAATTGTAATTTGGAAGCTGGTGACTTATGTTTGTCTGGAAAATGGCGTGATTATTTCCGGATTTATGTACCAAAAGGTTCAAAATTGGAGGAAGGGCGAGGAGCTTTAACTAAAATTACTCAAAGTGAAGATTTGGACAAAACCGTGTTTGAAGGCTTTTTTGAACTATATCCTGAGAAAAAAGCTAAGATTATTATTACTTACACTTTACCTTTTAAAGTAAAAGCTGGTGATGCTTATAGTATGCTAGTTCAAAAACAACCTGGTACTAAAAATAGTAAGTACATTGTCCGCATCAAAGGCCAAGAAGAAGAATTTACTTTAGATAAAGATACGACTAAAAGTTGGAAAATCTAA
- a CDS encoding sugar transferase: MDYEPLKRAIDILVALILFVLFLPIWLILPLLIKLDSPGPVFYKHRRVGKNGKEFWFYKFRSMVVNADDILHKQDKKLLEEFKKCDWKLVNDPRITPLGKIMRNLTLDEFPQLYNVLKGDMSIVGPRAYLKKELDEQTKKYPHTRKWVKNIYKVKPGMTGPWQTSGRNEIPFDKRAKMDSDYARNHSLKDDIVIMLKTPQAMITKW, from the coding sequence ATGGATTATGAACCGCTCAAACGAGCAATAGATATTTTAGTGGCATTGATCCTTTTTGTTTTATTTTTGCCGATCTGGCTTATTTTACCGCTGCTCATTAAACTCGATTCACCAGGCCCAGTTTTTTACAAACATAGGCGAGTGGGTAAAAATGGTAAAGAATTCTGGTTTTATAAATTTAGGTCTATGGTAGTTAATGCTGACGATATTTTGCATAAGCAGGATAAAAAACTATTGGAAGAGTTTAAAAAATGTGACTGGAAACTAGTTAATGATCCGCGGATTACCCCATTGGGTAAAATCATGCGCAATTTGACATTGGATGAATTTCCCCAGCTTTACAACGTTTTAAAAGGCGATATGAGTATTGTGGGTCCCCGAGCCTATCTTAAAAAAGAATTAGATGAGCAGACTAAAAAATATCCCCATACTAGAAAATGGGTTAAAAATATTTACAAAGTTAAGCCCGGTATGACTGGTCCTTGGCAAACTTCGGGTCGTAATGAAATCCCGTTTGATAAACGCGCTAAAATGGATAGTGATTATGCTCGCAATCATAGTCTAAAAGATGATATAGTTATTATGTTAAAAACTCCTCAAGCCATGATTACTAAATGGTAA
- a CDS encoding mannose-1-phosphate guanylyltransferase translates to METKPEIKVLIMCGGKGTRMWPISNMDHPKQFEGLLGKRSIFAEFVARVLKRFKPEDVYIATSEKFKDQLKKQAPQIPDKNLILEPAMRDNLGAVGLATSVIAKRHPKAVMIMLWGADHVIQNDEVFLDAICEAASLAAAHDRIVHVDCFPTYPSVHNGWIKIGQKVKTEAKHDVYEFLQQVEKPDLETAQKLFRSHEYLIHVGYMATKPSLLLSYYQKYAPQIYARLEKISKVVDTPQYQSVLEEEYPQMEKVSIDYGIFEKLPPKSQWDLPVDMGWIDVGTWELLYHGLDKDNDGNVIIGKVNLLDVSNSLIINHQGKTVGLIGLSNMIVVNSDAGLLVCPMAQAPKVKELYNSLYQN, encoded by the coding sequence ATGGAGACAAAACCAGAAATCAAAGTCTTAATTATGTGTGGCGGTAAAGGCACTCGGATGTGGCCGATTAGCAATATGGACCATCCGAAACAATTTGAGGGTTTGTTGGGCAAGCGGTCAATATTTGCCGAGTTTGTAGCCAGAGTTTTAAAGCGTTTTAAGCCTGAAGATGTCTATATTGCTACTTCAGAGAAATTTAAAGACCAGCTCAAAAAACAAGCCCCACAAATTCCTGATAAAAACTTAATTTTAGAACCAGCCATGCGGGACAATCTTGGAGCTGTTGGTTTGGCTACGTCAGTGATTGCTAAACGTCACCCTAAGGCAGTTATGATTATGCTTTGGGGAGCAGATCATGTGATTCAAAATGATGAAGTCTTTTTGGATGCAATTTGCGAGGCGGCTTCTTTGGCTGCTGCTCATGATCGGATAGTTCACGTAGACTGTTTTCCTACTTATCCATCTGTTCATAACGGTTGGATTAAAATTGGCCAGAAAGTCAAAACCGAAGCTAAACATGATGTTTATGAATTTTTACAACAGGTAGAAAAACCGGATTTAGAAACTGCTCAAAAATTATTTAGATCACATGAATATCTAATTCATGTTGGCTACATGGCTACTAAGCCATCACTTTTACTCTCTTACTATCAAAAATATGCGCCTCAAATTTATGCACGGCTTGAGAAGATTAGTAAGGTTGTTGATACACCACAATATCAATCAGTACTGGAAGAAGAATATCCCCAGATGGAAAAAGTATCGATCGATTACGGTATTTTTGAAAAGTTGCCGCCTAAAAGTCAGTGGGATTTACCAGTTGATATGGGTTGGATTGATGTGGGAACTTGGGAACTGCTGTATCATGGTTTAGATAAAGATAATGATGGTAATGTGATTATTGGCAAGGTAAATTTATTAGATGTGAGTAACTCTTTAATTATTAATCATCAAGGGAAAACGGTTGGTTTAATCGGCTTATCTAATATGATTGTGGTCAATAGTGATGCCGGTTTACTGGTTTGCCCCATGGCTCAGGCTCCTAAGGTAAAAGAGCTTTACAACAGTTTGTATCAAAACTAA
- a CDS encoding glycosyltransferase family 4 protein, with product MKIALVYDRVNKFGGAERVLLALHEIWPQAPLYTTVYNPTKAPWAKVFNVKTSFLQNIPFAKDHHEWFAWLTPLAFSKFNFDEFDIVISVTSAEAKHIKTGSQTLHICYCLTPTRYLWSHRKSYEREGIKGLFLKLLGPFLRQTDFKAIQNIDHFIAISTAVSQRIKRYYHQDSRIIFPPVELSEPKTILPIKTPKRFYLVVSRLVSYKRVDLAIKVCNKLQRNLIIVGSGEQEKRLRKLVGKTIYFVGNLTDDILAMYYKRCQAVLFAGYEDFGIVPVEAMSFGKPVIAFAKGGVLDTIISNKTGILFKKQSVSSLEKALLEFEKKDFSAQVCKAQAQKFSKTIFKNNFAKIVEELWRQNQKSKS from the coding sequence ATGAAAATTGCTTTAGTCTATGATCGGGTCAATAAGTTTGGTGGGGCTGAGCGGGTTTTGTTAGCCCTACATGAAATTTGGCCTCAAGCTCCTCTTTATACAACAGTCTACAACCCTACTAAAGCTCCTTGGGCCAAAGTTTTTAATGTTAAAACTTCATTTTTACAAAACATACCTTTTGCAAAAGATCATCATGAATGGTTTGCTTGGTTGACGCCTTTAGCCTTTTCCAAGTTTAATTTTGATGAATTTGACATAGTTATTTCAGTGACTTCAGCTGAAGCTAAACACATAAAAACTGGTTCTCAGACACTCCACATTTGCTATTGTCTGACGCCAACCCGCTATTTATGGTCGCATCGCAAAAGTTATGAACGAGAAGGTATTAAAGGCTTATTTTTAAAATTGTTGGGTCCATTTTTGCGGCAAACTGATTTTAAAGCGATCCAAAACATTGATCACTTTATTGCTATTTCCACAGCTGTTTCTCAAAGAATTAAGCGATACTACCATCAAGATAGCCGCATTATATTTCCGCCAGTTGAGCTATCTGAACCAAAAACAATATTGCCTATAAAAACACCAAAGCGGTTTTATCTAGTGGTTTCTCGTTTGGTTTCTTATAAACGGGTTGATTTGGCAATCAAAGTTTGTAATAAATTGCAACGAAATTTAATAATAGTAGGTAGTGGTGAACAGGAAAAAAGGCTTAGAAAGCTAGTCGGTAAAACTATTTATTTTGTGGGAAATTTGACAGATGACATACTTGCTATGTACTATAAGCGCTGTCAGGCAGTTTTGTTTGCCGGTTATGAGGATTTTGGAATTGTGCCGGTTGAAGCAATGAGCTTTGGTAAACCAGTAATTGCTTTTGCTAAAGGTGGCGTTTTAGATACAATTATTTCAAATAAAACCGGAATACTTTTTAAAAAACAATCAGTATCTAGTTTAGAAAAAGCTTTGCTAGAATTTGAAAAGAAAGACTTTTCAGCTCAAGTTTGCAAAGCGCAAGCTCAAAAATTTAGTAAAACAATTTTTAAAAACAATTTTGCAAAAATTGTGGAGGAATTATGGAGACAAAACCAGAAATCAAAGTCTTAA
- a CDS encoding glycosyltransferase family 4 protein, translating to MKIGLDCRFWGITHAGLGRYTRELVLALLNKYQDKADFTLFINRHQWQEDKALLKNCHLVETEIPHYSLKEQLQFGGVIDKEKLDLMHFMHFNVPVLAKTPYIVTIHDLIKHFFKGKPVTTRSSLVYWLKYGGYRLTIGQAIKRSECIITPSLFTKDQVAVHYPLAKDKIRVVYEGVSEPYNLNLTLESAASKKIQKKYQLNAPYFVYTGSAYPSKNLEVLLEALKQFKAQNNKVQLLIACARNVFWQRLKDQIAKYKLENYIVMPGNVPDEELKFLYAQARAYVFPSLMEGFGLPGLEAMASACPVISSNTGSLPEIYGSNAWYFDPHNSQQLFELMQQAMNLGDKQRNKIVEKGMKYSKTYTWEKAAAQTWQVYQEVF from the coding sequence ATGAAGATAGGGCTTGATTGTCGGTTTTGGGGTATTACTCATGCGGGTTTGGGCCGCTATACTCGTGAGTTGGTTTTAGCGCTTTTAAATAAATATCAGGATAAAGCCGACTTTACGCTCTTTATCAATCGTCACCAATGGCAGGAAGACAAAGCTTTGCTTAAAAACTGTCATCTGGTTGAAACCGAAATTCCTCACTATTCTCTTAAAGAACAACTTCAGTTTGGAGGCGTAATTGATAAGGAAAAATTAGACCTCATGCATTTTATGCATTTTAATGTGCCAGTTTTAGCCAAAACTCCATATATTGTCACTATTCATGATTTGATCAAACATTTTTTTAAAGGCAAGCCAGTAACAACCCGAAGCAGTTTAGTTTATTGGCTTAAATATGGTGGTTACCGGTTGACGATTGGCCAAGCTATTAAACGATCAGAATGTATTATTACACCATCGCTGTTTACTAAAGATCAGGTGGCGGTTCATTATCCACTGGCTAAAGATAAAATTAGAGTTGTTTATGAGGGGGTTAGTGAGCCATATAATTTGAACCTCACATTGGAAAGTGCGGCTTCAAAAAAAATCCAAAAGAAATATCAGTTAAATGCTCCTTACTTTGTTTATACAGGCTCAGCCTATCCTAGTAAAAATTTAGAAGTTTTACTTGAAGCTTTAAAGCAGTTTAAAGCTCAAAATAACAAGGTTCAGCTTTTGATTGCCTGTGCCAGAAACGTTTTTTGGCAAAGACTTAAAGACCAGATTGCCAAATATAAACTGGAAAATTATATAGTTATGCCCGGCAATGTGCCTGATGAAGAATTAAAATTTTTATATGCTCAAGCTAGGGCGTATGTTTTTCCATCGCTTATGGAGGGTTTTGGTTTACCAGGATTAGAAGCTATGGCCAGTGCTTGCCCGGTAATTAGTAGTAATACCGGCAGCTTACCAGAGATTTATGGTTCTAATGCTTGGTATTTTGATCCTCATAATAGTCAGCAGCTCTTTGAGCTGATGCAGCAAGCTATGAACCTTGGTGATAAGCAGCGGAATAAGATTGTTGAAAAAGGCATGAAGTATAGTAAGACTTACACATGGGAAAAAGCAGCTGCTCAAACCTGGCAGGTTTATCAAGAGGTTTTTTAA
- a CDS encoding glycosyltransferase family 2 protein, which translates to MIDISIIILNYNTKDITLKCLESVCQSDFDSYSWEIVLVDNASSDDSAKAFKTFKQDHKQIKVTIIENTRNTGFAAGNNKGIRKASGTYILLLNSDVILEKDTIKKQLNFLEKNQDFAAATCKLILQSGKLDPACHRGFPTPWASLTYFAKLEKLFPTTKLFGGYHQGWKDMTKAHQVDVISGAFFLIRKQVLDQVGLFDEGYFMYAEDIDLCLRLKKQGFNIAFNPVSQALHLKGESGRKDKQSKSHYYFWETMQLFYKKHYAKTYPKPLMWLIFAVINWQKGKYEDRA; encoded by the coding sequence ATGATTGATATTTCTATTATCATTTTAAATTACAACACCAAAGATATAACGCTGAAATGCTTAGAGTCGGTTTGTCAAAGTGACTTTGACTCGTATAGCTGGGAAATAGTTTTAGTGGACAATGCTTCTAGTGATGATTCTGCAAAAGCCTTTAAAACTTTTAAGCAAGATCATAAGCAAATAAAAGTGACCATTATTGAAAATACCCGTAATACTGGTTTTGCGGCTGGTAATAATAAAGGTATCCGCAAAGCTTCGGGAACATATATTCTTCTGCTTAATTCAGACGTAATTTTAGAAAAAGACACTATTAAAAAACAGCTTAACTTTTTAGAAAAAAACCAGGATTTTGCTGCAGCTACCTGTAAGCTGATTTTACAAAGCGGCAAACTGGATCCGGCCTGTCATCGCGGCTTTCCCACACCTTGGGCAAGTCTAACTTATTTTGCCAAACTAGAAAAACTATTTCCAACAACCAAACTATTTGGCGGCTATCATCAGGGTTGGAAAGATATGACCAAAGCTCATCAAGTGGATGTAATTTCCGGAGCTTTTTTCCTAATTCGCAAACAAGTTTTAGATCAGGTTGGTCTATTTGATGAAGGCTATTTTATGTATGCTGAGGATATTGATTTATGTTTACGGCTTAAAAAACAAGGATTCAATATTGCTTTTAACCCTGTTTCCCAGGCTTTGCATTTAAAAGGCGAGTCAGGCAGAAAAGACAAACAAAGTAAAAGCCATTACTATTTTTGGGAGACCATGCAGCTTTTTTATAAAAAACACTATGCTAAGACATATCCCAAACCCTTAATGTGGCTGATTTTTGCAGTAATCAATTGGCAGAAAGGCAAATATGAAGATAGGGCTTGA